The genomic interval GAGCCAGGCAAATGAGATGGGCCTCCCCCTTTTCGGCCGCCCGACGTCTCAGGTGTGTGTTAATTGCATTAAAATGTTTGTAATTGCAATGCAGTCAGCGGCTGCCTTTCTCTTATCTGCGGGAATCTGGGATAGAAGTCGGTGCCAcaacaaacatacatacagaGTGGTTGGGAGGTTGGGGGAAAGGAGCAACTGCAGACATGCCAAGCTGTCGTCGGGCCAAAAATGCCATAGATGCCGCCAAAGTCGTGTAACTATAATTGCCATAATAACATAATATCTCGaggcaacggcagcagcagctgcaacaacaaaagcccCGACCGAAAGGTGTCGAGGGACATATTCTCCTAGACAGATCCCCCCTCTCCGCCTGCGCCGctccaaaaaaaggcatcaGAATGCCGGAATGACGAGCGGACAGCACCAGACAATTGTGTCCCCGTCTCGGTTCGCAAGCCCATATGCCCCATATCCCCCATCTCCACCCCAATGTCGCCAGATCCCAGGGCTTTACGCTTTGGACCCGAGGCCATGGAGGTGACATTTTTCCCGTGCCCAGCGAGGCAAACAGCTAAATGCAGTTGATGGAGCGCCGTCAGCAGAAGGAGTTACCAGTTGGAGTCGGCACAGTGGTTGCAAAAAGTAGTTGCCCACATTAAGCCAACTAAATATGGTTTTAACTAACAGAGCTCTTTGAATGtatgattttgattttaaaatatattggTAAAGTTTTAATAAGGTTTAAAAACTGCTTAGACGATTAAAGAATTTACAATCCTATAATATTCCTATTATGGATTTTTTTGTGAAGGATCCTGAAAacataatttttgtagcatacttttgagAACTTTATTAAGTTGTTAATACTTAAAATTTCTTCTGTGTATAAATTAAGaaaccacttggtctcatatACCTTTGtacacacattaggttaagttcagaggaattgaCTGAGCGATTCCTTTTGGAaccaaaataaatagaattcgAGAATTAAAAAATCTTCTGTGTATGCGAAATGTTATATCTCTGTTACgcttcatatttatttttaagatacATCATTTATTCAGCTTATGTTTTCTAcattgtatatacatatatagaacCTAAAACTATAGCTTCaatttatttctatattttatatacaaatatcTACATATATTGTTTCCTCGGTATTATATTTTGTACCATATTGGCACAGCTTTTGATCGCCTCTGGCTTGTCTGGCCCGACTCTCTGCATGCTTGGCGCACTGCCTGACTTTCTTGCCTGTCTAGCTCCAAAAGTGGAACCCCTTCCGTTAAATCCCCCAACTAAGCCCCCCCAACTACCCCCCCATATCTGACTGACTGTCTTTTGTGTGTCCATTTCGGTTGCGGCGGCGTTTAACTGGAGTCTGTCATGCCTCGCTCAGGTTCACTATCTCATTGCAGTCGTCGCCGTTTTGTCGTCTCATTCGAGCTCAGCTCCTTGGAAAAGCCCCCCCACATGCCCCTTCAGACTTGCGCCCCCCTTCGGTCCGTCTGTCTTGTTTGTCAAACAGCAACAGAAAAACAGTTAAATGCCAGTTTACCAGTTAAAATCGGAATCAAAGCGAAAACAATGACACAGTAGCTTTAGCGGAGCATTTAGTAAGGGGAGTCAAGCGAGGAGAGGCCGTTAAAGGAGGGAGATAGCTAGACGGCAgctgagagagagagagacggcGCGAtgggtgcgagcgagaggcCAGACACTAGCCAGGTCGAcaagtgaagtgaagtaagcagtagcagcagcagcagcagcaaaggcAGAAAAAAAATCGTCTAGACACAGACTAGACtccataaaaataattattatcgGCTGCAATTTCTGCTGCTCagactgctgctgttgctccaCCCCCTCCCCACTGACTGCCCCCCACCCCCCTTACAGTGCCACCACATACCTAAACTCTTTCTCCACCGTTCGACGCCTCCAaatgtccatgtccatgtccatgtccatcCAGTCCCACTGACTGAAATCGTTCGTCTCGTTTGCCCGTTCGTTGGTCGCTGTCCGTTTCATCTGCTACACATTACACCAGTTTCAGTTCCAGCAATATGCActcgaaaaatatttatttctatacttaaaaaatctttaaaagCAGTcgaaaactaaattattagATATGACTATGATGCCATGAGAAGTGATGAAATTTcatcataaaaaacagaaTTTTGGGGTTTAAAccagttattttttaatatttatattaaatatttaaatatatctatatcgAGACGGAATTGTGAAAGCATTATGATAAAACCATTTATTCGAACTTTAATTTactaattttgttttattcatATTTCATTATGAGTGGTTTTTTATGTATGATTGATTGACTTATACAAATTACTGATaccttattttttttaagtgcatctGCATTTTGCGAACTCTTCTCAAATCTCCTCTATTCTGTTCACCCATTGAAAAGTTTATTCTTTGTGCAcgttttgttgtttgttaGGGAATGGCCACAGACTCTGCCACTTGACAGTACTCCCGCTCCTTCAGTAGGGTCTCGAATCTCCAGGCTCCTGCATCACCAGTATCACcagcaccatcatcatcatcatcatcatcatcatcatcactaCGTTGCCATTGCAATGGGAAACGGAATGAAACCAAGACGGAAACGCGATGCAAACGCAGACGTCCGCTGCAGACGGAATTGAATATTTAACACCAAATCCCCAGAATGTGGCAAATTGCCTTTGATATCCAATCTCTCACTGGGAATTGAGAATATAGGCGCCCCCGGGATTTGAGGGGGTAAATAAAGCATAGGAGTCTCCAGGGACCTTTATTAAGTCACTTTAAGTTGGAAGTTGGCAGTTAGTTGGGCAATAGAGAGATATTTAACAAGAAATATAAAAGTCTTGTAATTAATTATGTTCCTAGTAATATTTAAAGTTTGAATTCTCATTAAAAAAAACCCTATTATTAGTTTACAATCAATAATTAGCATAAACCATAATAATTACCTATGATTATGGTATAAAGTATCTTATAATCTTTCAACCCCTTTTATGTTAAGTACCTTTAATTCATATAATTGTTGCTACCATTAAATAGCTTgtgtttaatttaagttcagaGTGTTCCATTCACCTCCACTTAAATGAATTCACTTTCCATATCAGTTGTTCAAAATCAGATTTTGCTTTTCCATCCGCAATTACGAACCATTCTGTGCAGCCCCAAATCCCCCAAAAAATAAACCCTCTAACTGCTTAGTTCACACACCATCCACTTATGGTCGCCTCACTTTGATAACCAATTTATTTCCCTGATTGCCGGCAAAATCAATGCCAATGCCCGAGAGCCGAACACAAATTGCAGGTGGTCAAGCCACAAGGCACCACCTTATGGGAACCCCAGCCATTTGGACGATCTGCCAGACGGATTCGACGAGTGCAGAGTGGGTATTTTTGAATACAATTCGAGACCATAATTACATTTATTGCAATACAAAAGCGCCCTGGGAAGGGGTATTTTCAGTGGGTGGAGGTGGGACATGAACATGCATTGACAGATGGACAAAAGGGAGTGGGAGTGAAAGGGTTGTGGGCGGGGCAGGCGGGCGGGAAGGTGCAGGGTTGGGGCGACATGTCGTCACGCTTCGTTGGGCAGACATGCAGTGGACATCGGTCTCTATTCCATGGATATCGAGCAGGGCAATGCAAGGGGAACCATAACCCATGCAGAAAACACTTAAAAAAACGTTTcatgtttaaaaaaatataataaaaaataattgaacTTGGTGATATGAATTAATTTTGCAGATAGCGTACATAACAACAAaagcatttttgaaaaataaattatatataatatgaaaattagAAAACAAGAATAtttgtatacatttttaaacataatatatatttatacaatatatatttatgaagCAAAAACATTAAGATGTGTGTAGATGAAATGGAGAAGAATataatacatttaatttaacCTCGAAATATCAAATTCAATCCGTATGATCTCAGGACCTAATGAAAATGTTCTTCAATAACTACCCACTATTTTGCTCAGTGCACCTGCACGATAATTGCCACAATTTGCTTGTTGCGTGAATGGACAGACGGAAAAGTGCCGGCGATTACAAAGGGGGAAGGCTTCTTTCGCCGTTGGAAGGGTGCAAAAAGGACAACTTCCGTTGGCCGGACACGCGGACATACCCCCtcacacatatacacacatgCAGGGGTTCTTTTTTGTCTTATGTCCACCATGTGTCACATTTGAGGTGAGCATAAAGCCACTCAACGCCGCCATAAATCAACTGCACTCTGATCTAAGGCTGTCAGCGCGGCGAGTCAGCAGACAGCGCGACTGAGCGACAGATAGCGACCAAGAACAGTCCAAGTAACTAAGATTAAGCTCGACAATGCTCGACTTAACAGATACCCTACAAGATCTATTGTTAAATTGAATTATCATGGTAGCAGCCAAAGCAAAGATTTTGGGCTTATTAGCTTTGCAGAAAGAACCATATCTTAGCTTCTTCTATAACTATTACTTAAAGCTTACAAGCCATTGAACTTTTTTAAAACAGagtgaaaataattttaaaattttaaagaaatatttataaagaTATCAAAACATGGATCGACTTTAAGAGTAAGCTCCCTTTTATCAGCAACAATTCTTTGGGTTTTAATGGATACTGGCTTCACCTTGTAGTGAATATACCCTTCGGCAGAGCATGGCAACAGCCAGTGACAGCGACAACTTTGTCCCATAACTTTCCAGACGACAAACAGACAACATCGCCGTTGTCGTTGATGTGAATGTCGATTGCGATGTCTGAGTCTGGGTCCGCTCTCACCTATAGCTATATGGGTACATGGGTACATGGGTACATGGCCACAGACCTGGCCGTAGCATCGACTTGGACTTGGTCGGTGCTGCCGGGTTCctgttctggttctggttGCCAAGCTCGTTCCGTCTGGGTTTCTCACACGCGGAGGCTTTCCAGGTCGCTGATGCCCGATGCCTTTCTGTGGGAATGCACCTGAGCTTTGGGGTTCGCCTTGTTTTGTGCCGCCTTTTTTTcgtgttttcatttttattttttgttgtatttcgTTTGGGTCTTCAGCTGAGTTCGACTTTGACTTGTGTCTAGACTGCTGGCTGCTGACTGCAGACGGCAAAAAGGAAACAACAGGAAACGCCGGCAGACAACAGACGGGCAGACCTCTTTGACAGCTCAAACAACTGAAACGAGCCGACTTGCAACCAGCCAGCAGCAACTGGCAACCTCAATTGCACAGTTGCAACagtgcaacagcagcggcagcagcaacaatgggtcgccacatccacatccacaacCATGTCTACGTCCACATCCGAGATATTGGGCAAACATTGCCAAACTGCGCGAACCATTCTCGGCTGTCAATATTGTCTGTCAACGTTGTCGTTTGAGCCATCTTTCCATTCTTTATGCTGGCCTTTTGTTTCTTGTCAGCTTTGTTCTTAAGTCATTTTCTTGGGTTTCTAAAATATGCCACATGTCTGCAGCTGAGATTAGTTTTGGATTGTTGCTGAGTTTAAGCTTGCTTTAAAAAATGTGCCAACTGGCCAGCAAGATTTGAATCCGATTtgaatatacatttttttttttaatttttaaaaggTAACATTAATGGAGGCGAAAGTTATTGAAGCCATCATAATAATACTATGGTATAATAAACAAAAGCCTAGCTTTTAACACCGAATCCCTTCAAGCTGTCCTTCGAAAAtcaatactaatactaatcaTTTTATGACATACATTTCCATAATTTTCTCATGGAAATCCCCGACTTGCAGCAAGCGAGACATTTTCCTACTTTTGTGACAACCTACTTTGCGCACTGGCAACTGTAATTCGCTTTAGTGAATTAACCAGCTTAATTAGTTTAACTCGAGTCGAGAAGACTGGAGACTGGAgcgtggaaatggaaatggtgAGATTCCCGGCCAGTGATTTGGCAGTTAGTCGAGGACATTGCATTCCTGTCTGTCTGGGGGCTTTCCCCCTTCATCTGGCTTTCGGACTGGCAGCCATTTAGTCCGACTTGATGTCGATGTCGTCGTTGTGTTTAATTATTCAAAACCATGTCATGTCTCTGTATAATTTTATGCATTGGCCAAACCAAGCGCCATGATGAAACCGATGGTCATTACGAccaatgatgatgatgatgatgacgccTACACAGAGGCGCAAGAGGTAGACGGCAGACAGCTGACACCAAAACTATTGCCTACACCGAAAAAAATAACAGTACAAGATTTCATAGAAATTTTGATTATAATATGTTTTAATAGCTTGGTTATCTGGCACATTCTCAGATAGTTGAAAGTTTACTGATTGTAAagattgtaaatatttaaattatatatattccaTCTTAAAGAAAGAATATTATGTTATGGGTGTTAAAAAATAGGAATTTGTAGTTGGTTTTAATTCATTTGAACTTTTTGTTTTACAGCAATTGCAATGTTTTTACTGCCCAAAAAGATATGCAATGCTTATTGATACTTTCTAGCCGCTGCTACATAGctgtaaaataaatgttaacCCTTTTTTCAAcacaatattttataataataatactacaATAAATACACTTTGCTCGAACAGCTTGTCtcatataaatattaagaACGAAATAACATTATTTTAAGTGTACCCATAACTACAACTATCTTTCGACAACGCCACATGTGGCAAAGGCAGCAACCGCAAAACAGACAGAGACGGCGCGACGTCCGCAGAGTGAGACGGGCAGTATGCGAGCGAGTGAGACGGgaagagacagagagagagagagagagctggCTGCACTGGCAAAGTGGCATACCAGACAGTCTGACGCTGTTGGAGCCCACGAATGGCCCCAGTTCCCTCGGTAACGACCCGCCGCCGCTCCTCccgcctgccacgccccctttggCCAGATCTTGCCGTCTGGACGAGTACAAcgacaacaataacaacaacgtCGACGGAGAGCACGACCACGGTCTGTGGCAGACCGAGACTATCGAAAACTCGAAATTTATTCGTTGGAAAAAGTTGATTTCTGTCgccttcctttttttttttttttttgcccactttttgtttttttatgaGTGGATCGAATAAAATCAAGGGGTATATGggtaattaaatattataaaaccCTATGCCATTTTTAGAACTCctactttttgaaaatggaaatctcAATTCTTGAATAAGTGCCtattttaaaaagaaaaaaacaagcTATACTAAAATAGGAAGtttgtattttaaaatattttataaaaccCTAggattattaataaatttatacCTATAACAGTCTTCAAACTAAACATTATTAGCAATTTTggcttaattatttaatatattttcattcgAAATTAGTCAATGATATTATTATCATAATTACTGGATAGCAAATATCCCTCGACAGCTGCATTCTCATTTCTTCTTCTCTATAATCTCCAActgtctctttcgctctctcCCCGTCCCACTCCCTCTGCCTGTCTGTTGTTTTTACCGTCGTTTTTCGCTTTATATTCCCTTGAATTGcagaacaagaacaacaacaaaaaaagagaGATGCCCACGAAAATTATGTTAACCAGCCAGCTGTGTTAAAAATCCCACATCATATCCATATATCTCCATCCCCCCAACCCCAATCCCCCCATTCGCCAcccaaatttttattttctgacGACAAATGCCATATCGCATAAGGCATAACATTGTTCAGATACGATGTCTGGTACTGGAACATTTCAGGGCAATTGTTGCTGCGATTTGTTGCTTATTCCCGTTCCTTTTGTTTATTCTTTCACCACTGTTTTTTTTCAACAAATGTGACATGCAAGTGGAGTAtgtttttttggctttgctATGCTTAGTTTATTTTTGAACATTTGTCGCATTCGGATGTTGTTTTTGACAGGTAAACGAACTACGGAGTTATATTTAATGTCATTGAATGAGTTaagtacatatatgtttttataaaAAGATTTCTTATTAAAAGTAATGGCAATAAAAAGATGAAATACGTAACATATAACATAAAGGGCACAATAGAACATcgttatatttattaagttttcAAAACCCTCATAAGATATCCCTTTACCCAAGTAAAACTTTAATAGGTATGTGAAGTatatttaagcatattaaaaGCACTCCCAATGCCAAATATCTTTCGAAATTGGTATTGTATTGGATTAACCAATTTTATGTAAGAGTTAATAATGCTTATATAGTTTATTAATCACTTACCGTAATTCTGCCAGAAGGGTTCGTCGCTGCCCACGTTCGACTTCGGATGGAAATCGCTGGTGGAAACCGAATCCTCGTCGACTTGGTAGACTTCCGTGTACAGTATGAATTCGAGTCGCGATCTGCGCGTGGTTGTTGTGGATGtggctgatgttgctgctgcgactgtTGGACGTTGCTGCGGGGTCAAAGGTGATGCAGTGGTCGCTGTTTGGACCGTATCACGTTTGCGTTTAAAAATACGAGGCACGGCACGCAGAGATAcgtttgctgttgttgctgctgttgctgctgttgctgctgctgccccgGGCACATGTGGCAATGTagttgatgttgttgctgctgttgcagatTGCTGCAACAATGTAGCACGTTGATTAATTTGATATGGCAAGAGCATAGACGCGGGCGATGCGGATGCAGACTGCGACGCGTcgcgacaacgacaacgacaacgacaaccaCGATGACGATAATGACGTTGATGGTGCTGGCTATGACGAGGACGATGGCGATGCCGATGCCGATGCCAGTGACGATGAAGATGGAGATGACTATATGAACACGGCGGACAGGACGGGGATCGCGGTGGCTCGGCCGCGGTTGTGGTACGAATATTTGTCTCGGCACTTGGACTTAAGTGGCAATCCGCACTCGATGCTggtaatttattttgcaaatttgTGCCAACAGCGAAGCGCTCCCCTCGCTTTTGCTGCGACTTGCTCAGAATTAAATTTAACTTACGCGTATTATTTGCACTATTTACACTGCACAAAATTGCACTACCACTATATACAGCACTCTGCGCCGGCGCACTTGGCACAGAACTCGAACTCACACTTTCGCCGCCGCTTCCAGTTGCATTCGATATTGAACTGCTGATCGAATCGCTGCTCTGGCATTTCAAACACTTGCCGCCAACGCTTCTACTTGGCCGCTCAGCGCGCTCAGTTCGACTAAGTATCTCGATGAGCGACCACCACGTCGGCGTGGCGGATACCTGGTGATCCTGCTGCAGGGCGTGTCTGGAACGGGGAATCCCCGATCCcggcattggcattggcacCGCGAGGGCTGAGGCTGAAACTGAGCCCGGCCGGAGGAGCGTCGTCAGGCTGATCGCAACCAGAACCACtgtgcaccaccaccaccacaatGTGCAGCGGGCCCCCGCGGCGCCACTGGCTGCATGCGTGGGGGCCACAGCGTCGTCCGCCGCCGGCGATCGGATTGT from Drosophila mauritiana strain mau12 chromosome 3L, ASM438214v1, whole genome shotgun sequence carries:
- the LOC117140535 gene encoding uncharacterized protein LOC117140535 isoform X3; protein product: MPMPGSGIPRSRHALQQDHQVSATPTWWSLIEILSRTERAERPSRSVGGKCLKCQSSDSISSSISNATGSGGESVSSSSVPSAPAQSAVYSGSAILCSVNSANNTRKLNLILSKSQQKRGERFAVGTNLQNKLPASSADCHLSPSAETNIRTTTAAEPPRSPSCPPCSYSHLHLHRHWHRHRHRHRPRHSQHHQRHYRHRGCRCRCRCRDASQSASASPASMLLPYQINQRATLLQQSATAATTSTTLPHVPGAAAATAATAATTANVSLRAVPRIFKRKRDTVQTATTASPLTPQQRPTVAAATSATSTTTTRRSRLEFILYTEVYQVDEDSVSTSDFHPKSNVGSDEPFWQNYGK